One Streptomyces sp. P9-A2 DNA window includes the following coding sequences:
- a CDS encoding ATP-binding protein — MQLEIRPDPAEVGRARRWTRSRLAGSGIAADEPLAETLILLVSELVTNAVVHTGCPAVLRLSLLGATAGEATIRLEVADQSDRAPAPRCVDGDATGGRGLALVDGLADRWGWSTDGAGKRIWCELDRCAAARAAAPAWGGFAYEAV, encoded by the coding sequence GTGCAGCTGGAGATCCGGCCCGACCCTGCTGAGGTGGGACGGGCCCGTCGGTGGACCCGCTCGCGTCTGGCCGGCTCGGGAATAGCGGCCGACGAGCCGCTCGCCGAGACGCTGATCCTGCTCGTCTCGGAGCTTGTCACCAACGCCGTGGTGCACACCGGCTGTCCGGCCGTACTGAGACTCTCCCTGCTGGGTGCGACGGCCGGGGAGGCCACCATCCGCCTCGAGGTGGCCGACCAGAGCGACAGGGCGCCGGCGCCGCGCTGCGTGGACGGCGACGCCACCGGCGGGCGCGGCCTCGCCCTTGTCGACGGTCTGGCCGACCGCTGGGGCTGGAGTACCGACGGTGCCGGCAAGCGCATCTGGTGCGAACTCGACCGCTGCGCGGCGGCGCGGGCCGCCGCCCCGGCCTGGGGCGGCTTCGCGTACGAGGCGGTATAG